ATCCGATCTCTGCTTCGGCGGGCTTGCGCAGCGTGATGATTAGGTTGCTCCGCATGCGTCGCAAGAGACGGGTCTGCGTCAGTGCAATCAGCGCCAGCTCCCCCGCGACGAGCGGGCCCAGGCCGATCGTCTCCGGGGAGTCGGCGGTGAGTGAGACCGACTCGACTTCGAGCCCGGCCGCAGCCGCCAGGCGCTCAATCGTAGCGACACGGTTCATACGGTAGCGGGTCGGGTAGATGTCGCAGGCATCGCGTTTTTCGAGCCAGGCGGTCAGCCGGTTGCGCAGCGTTTGCGGGACGGCCGAGGCTATCGTGGTTAGTGGGTATGCGCGGTTCGGTGTATGGAAGAGCAGACGACCGCCAAGCCTCAGCAGACGCGCGGCCTCATGCAGCGCCGCCTCGGGCTGATTAAGGTGCTCGACGACCATGTTCGCGGTGATGAGGTCGAAACTCGCGTCTGGCTCATCAGTGTGTTCGGCGGTGCCCAGTCGTTTCGTGATCAGCAGGGCGTTGTCGGCGAGGGCCTGTGCATCCGGGTCGATGCCGATGACTTCGTCCGCACGCCCGATCAATTCCTGCTCGATGCGGCCACCGTGGCGGAGCCAGGCCGGGGCGATGCGCCGACCGCAGCCGATGTCGAGCCAGCGGTCGCCGGGCTGTAGGGTCTGATCGAGCGCCGCGAAGTAGGCGTACTGCGCGTTGCGCAGACCGGGCGTCATCCACTTGCGCAGCCGCCAGTACCACCGCTCGCGCGCGGGGGGCTGGGAATCCTTGGCGACCAAATCGCTGGGGCGTTGCTCACTCACAGCATGAACCCCGGGCACTCGGTGCAGGGGTTGGTTTCGCCTTGTTCGGCCGAGAGCTTCTTCTTGAAACTGCGGCGGGCCATACGGTAGGGCGTGCTATTCCAGACCGTCTTGAAGGGGTGTTCGGTGACGTCGCCGAGGTCTTCGTTCTTTTCGAATGAGCCACAGCAGGTCGCGACCGTGCCGTCCCAGTTGATGACGCTTTGCCGCCAGGGCCAGGAGCAGTTGTAGCGTTTCTTACCGTTGTATTGCGCATCATGTCCGATGCCGTCGCGTTGGATGTCGCGATAGGCATCGAGCACATAGTCGTCGTTCTCCGGCAGCCACTCATCGAGGTGGTCCTGCGTCTTCTTCTCGAGTAGGTCCGGCGCGAGGCCCAGCGGTTGGAGGCGCTTATCTTTATCCAGAAAGCGCAGGTTCATCGACGCGGTCGAGAAGACCGGCTTGCACCCGAGTTCCTCGGCCAATGCGCGGAACGCTTCGACCTCGTGCTCGTTATGGCGTGTGACCACAAAATTCAGCTGTATGGAAGGCGTCGTCGAATTGAGTCGTTTTTTCGTTTCAACAATATGGCGGATTTTTTCAACCGCGTCGCCGAAGTCTTTGCCGGGTTGGTAGATCGCGAAGGTCTCCTGCGTTGCACCATGCAGCGAACAGGTGAGCATATCGAGGCCGGACTCAATCAGTTTCGTCGCATCGTCTTGTGGCGCGAGTGTGCCATCATTTTGTTTGCGGGGGGTGATGTGGAAGCCATGAAGGTTGGAGCTGATGTAGGTCCAGATGCCTTTATCGTGGGCGTGCCGAATCATCGGGTAGATGTCGGGCGCGATGAGCGGGTCGCCCCACATCGAGAGGTCGAGCGAAAAAAGATGCCAGCGGAGCTGATCGACCAGCCGCGTGAATTCCTCGAGCTTCATCCTGCCTTTACGTCGGTCTCGCAGGCCGATGCCCGTGGGGCAGAGTTGGCACTCGGTGTTGCAGATGTTCGTCGACTCGATCTTCATCGCGTAGGGCCGACCGATCAGGCGTTCACGTTTCAGGAGGAATTCGACATTGACCAGTGCCATATTGCCGAGCTTGCGGAGTGTCAGGTAGCGGCGGTTGCGCCAGGCCCAGAACGTGCCGCGTGCGAGGAAATCGGCGCAGCGTGTAAGTCGGGCGGTGATAGGGCGATGCGACTGGCGCAGCTTCCATCGCTCGGTGACGGCGACGGTCTGCGCGAGGCGCCTATCTAAGGTAGTCGTGATCGCGGTCAAGATGATTCCTTCAATGGCGTAGGTCAGGCCGCGCGGCGTTCTTCGCCGTGGGCGATTTGTGCGGGGCTTACGGCGGGGGGCGTAGGATCAAGCGATTCGCCTTCGGCCTCAGCTTCGGACACGGGTTGGACTTCGTCATCAAACGCATCGAGGAAGAAGTGCACCGCCATCGGCGTGACCCCGGCCAGGACGATCAGCAGCCAGGGCAGCTCGACGAGCTCGACCGATAGGAACATGGCCGAGAACATGAACATCAGCAGCGCCGCCTGCAGCGCGAGCGTGAGTGCCGCCGCCTCGTCGAGCCGTGCGTGCTGCTCGTAGTCGAGATCATCCTCTTTGTCGCCGTGGAACCGCAGGAGCTTGCGCCGTGCGAGGTGGACCCCCCAGACCCCGAGCAGAAGCATCGTGATGTAGATGAGTGCGGCCGGGATACCGGAGTCGGCGGCGAGCTGGAGGTACTGGTTGTGGATGGTCCGGCCAGCCATGTCGGCACCGAAGTTCTCGCTGTAGGCGTTGGAGTTTCGGATGCCTTTGCCCAGGACCGGGTTGTCCCATGCCATGCGCCATGCCGCGCCCCAGGACTCGAAGCGTGACTGGGCCGAGGCGTCGGTCTGGAACTGGGCCGTGGAGGTAAAGCGGTCGCGGATCTCGGGCCCGGCCATGACGCCGACGACGAGGACCATCGCGAGCCCGGCGGCGGCGGCCTGCTTGCGTGGGCGGTGGTGGAACAGGATCCAGCCGACGCCCACTGCGGCGGCGAGCATCGCGCCGCGCGAGTAGGTCATCATCACGGCGTGCAGCATCATCAGCCCGAGAACGACGCCGATCGCGCGGCGGGGCCCAACCCACCGGCCGGCCCGTGAGACGGTGAGGAAATAGGCGAACGGGATGCCCAGCGCCAGGAGCGTCCCCGCGCCGTTGTTGTCGAGCCCGCCGTATCCGTCGTGCAGGATATCGAGTCGGCCGCCCTGGGTGAAGTAGAGGTGGTTGATCTCGAGGGCGATGTAGCCGATCGACAGGACGATCATGATGGCCATCGCGCGGACCTGCCAGAGCTGCTGGATGACAAGCGAGGCGATGACCGCGATCGCGATGACCTTGGCATACTCCTCGAGCCAGAACTGAGCGACTTTCGGGTTGAATGCCGTGAGCACGCTGAGGGTGATAAGCACGGCGTAGACGAGCAAGAGCCCGAGCACCTTGTTGGTCCGCGCGGTGTTGATGATGGTCGGGAGGTGGATCACGAACGCGCCGATGGCGATCCCGCCGGCGAGCAGAGACCAGCGCACGGTGGGCATGTCGGCGAGCGCCCAGGCCCAGAGGTTCTGCGGGCGGAGCGTCGCCAATGCGTAGTAGAGCATGACGCCCCAGAAGGGCGCGGCGATCGCGGCGGTGCCTCCGATCATGACGGCGGCGGTGAGGAAGAGGAACTGCTTCACGCGGGGGCTGCCAGGGTGTGCGGGGGGGCTTGCATCCCTGTTAGGATCGGCTCACCCGGCATGCCTAGGCGACCGTCCGCAAACTCCGGGCCGTTATCGGGCGGCTCCATCGACGAATGTGAGCCGGTCCGGTCGGCCGATGTCGTTCATGACACCGCGAGACCGATTCATGTTTGCAAACAAACGCCTGTGGGCGATCATCCTGTGCGCGATCTTCGCGCTGGCGTTGGGGCTTAGGCTCGGGCTGGCTGCCGCGTTTGTCGGGCTTGATGCGCCGCCCGATGCGCAGGCGAACCCGGACCAGCTGGACTTCGAGGCGATCGCGTGGCAGGTCGCGCAGGGCAACGGGTTTGTGCTGGACAACGGTGAGCCGACGGCCCGCCGTGCGGCCGGCGCGGTGGGGACGATGGCGGTGCCGTATGCACTGACTGGCCGGTCATACGCGGCGGGGCGGGTTTGGCTGGCCGCGCTTTCGTCGGCGACCTGCCTGCTGTGTGTCTGGATCGGTTGCATCGGATTCGGGCGCGGTGTTGGGGTGATCGCGGGGTTGGCGCTCGCGCTCTACCCCGGGCACATGTACTACGCGATGCACTTTGTCTCGGAGACGCCGTTCGCGTTCTGGCTCGCACTGGGCGCAGCACTGTCGCTGCATGGG
The sequence above is a segment of the Phycisphaeraceae bacterium D3-23 genome. Coding sequences within it:
- a CDS encoding O-antigen ligase family protein, with translation MKQFLFLTAAVMIGGTAAIAAPFWGVMLYYALATLRPQNLWAWALADMPTVRWSLLAGGIAIGAFVIHLPTIINTARTNKVLGLLLVYAVLITLSVLTAFNPKVAQFWLEEYAKVIAIAVIASLVIQQLWQVRAMAIMIVLSIGYIALEINHLYFTQGGRLDILHDGYGGLDNNGAGTLLALGIPFAYFLTVSRAGRWVGPRRAIGVVLGLMMLHAVMMTYSRGAMLAAAVGVGWILFHHRPRKQAAAAGLAMVLVVGVMAGPEIRDRFTSTAQFQTDASAQSRFESWGAAWRMAWDNPVLGKGIRNSNAYSENFGADMAGRTIHNQYLQLAADSGIPAALIYITMLLLGVWGVHLARRKLLRFHGDKEDDLDYEQHARLDEAAALTLALQAALLMFMFSAMFLSVELVELPWLLIVLAGVTPMAVHFFLDAFDDEVQPVSEAEAEGESLDPTPPAVSPAQIAHGEERRAA
- a CDS encoding radical SAM protein: MTAITTTLDRRLAQTVAVTERWKLRQSHRPITARLTRCADFLARGTFWAWRNRRYLTLRKLGNMALVNVEFLLKRERLIGRPYAMKIESTNICNTECQLCPTGIGLRDRRKGRMKLEEFTRLVDQLRWHLFSLDLSMWGDPLIAPDIYPMIRHAHDKGIWTYISSNLHGFHITPRKQNDGTLAPQDDATKLIESGLDMLTCSLHGATQETFAIYQPGKDFGDAVEKIRHIVETKKRLNSTTPSIQLNFVVTRHNEHEVEAFRALAEELGCKPVFSTASMNLRFLDKDKRLQPLGLAPDLLEKKTQDHLDEWLPENDDYVLDAYRDIQRDGIGHDAQYNGKKRYNCSWPWRQSVINWDGTVATCCGSFEKNEDLGDVTEHPFKTVWNSTPYRMARRSFKKKLSAEQGETNPCTECPGFML
- a CDS encoding methyltransferase domain-containing protein, whose translation is MSEQRPSDLVAKDSQPPARERWYWRLRKWMTPGLRNAQYAYFAALDQTLQPGDRWLDIGCGRRIAPAWLRHGGRIEQELIGRADEVIGIDPDAQALADNALLITKRLGTAEHTDEPDASFDLITANMVVEHLNQPEAALHEAARLLRLGGRLLFHTPNRAYPLTTIASAVPQTLRNRLTAWLEKRDACDIYPTRYRMNRVATIERLAAAAGLEVESVSLTADSPETIGLGPLVAGELALIALTQTRLLRRMRSNLIITLRKPAEAEIGLGALQMGSAAGETAVPQTCDTSLGEAA